The sequence GTAACATCTTTTTTATCTTCAATGACAATCAAAAAATCTTTAACCACACCAACAAATTCAGGCATACCTACTTTGCCTGTTTTGGCTTTTGATGCACTTTTTAGGGCGGTATCTATTTCTAAAATAGAACTCCCCTGTGTGTCAAAATTATCTGCAATATCAGCATTTTTTAATAAATCATATACCCAAAAATCGGTAGATTTTTCTTTCTTTGCCATTGTTTATCCAAAATTTAATAGAAATAAATGCCTTATTTTAAGATAAGGCATTTATAAAAGTTTACCTAACTTTAACCAATCAATTTTTTAAGCAATTCATTCACCTGTGCAGGATTGGCTTTACCACGACTTGCTTTCATTACTTGTCCGACCAGTCCATTAAAGGCTTTTTCTTTTCCGCCTTTATATTCGTCCACCATTGTTTGGTTATTGGCTAAGACTTCTTTAATAATGGCTTCAATTGCCCCTGTATCGGTTTCTTGTTTTAAACCGTGTTCGGCAATAATATCATCTGCTGATTTACCTTCGCTTTCTAACAAATAACCAAAGACTTGTTTAGCGATTTTACCACTGATTGTATTATCAGCAATACGAGCAATCATGCCACCTAATTGCTGTGCAGAAATTGGCGATTGTGTAATCTCAATATTGGCTTTATTTAATGCCCCAGAAAGTTCTCCCATCACCCAGTTTGCCGATGCTTTTGCTTGTGCATTTCCGCCAGCAGATTTTACCACATCTTCAAAATAATCTGCCATTTCACGAGATTGTGTCAAAATACGGCTATCATATTCTGGCAAGGCGTAATCACGGACAAAGCGTTCTTGACGAGCTTTGGGTAATTCTGGCATATCTGCTTGAATATCAGCAATTTGTTGCTCTGAAATATGTACAGGCAATAAATCAGGGTCAGGGAAGTAACGGTAATCGTTCGCCTCCTCTTTTGTTCGCATTGAACGTGTTTCCATTTTATTTGGGTCAAACAAACGAGTTTCTTGTACAATCGTTCCGCCACTTTCTAAAATATCAATTTGACGTTCGATTTCTACTTTAATT comes from Moraxella sp. ZY210820 and encodes:
- the gatB gene encoding Asp-tRNA(Asn)/Glu-tRNA(Gln) amidotransferase subunit GatB encodes the protein MAKLIDGWEVVIGLEIHTQLNTNSKIFSGSSIAFGAEPNTQASLIDLALPGVLPVLNAEVVNKAIRFGLGINAEIDRASVFARKNYFYPDLPKGYQISQMDNPIVGKGYIDIYLEDGETKRIGITRAHLEEDAGKSLHEDFAGMTGIDLNRAGTPLLEIVSEPDMRSAEEAVAYVRAIHTLVRWLGISDGNMAEGSFRCDCNVSIRKPNQPFGTRCELKNINSFRFIEQAIKVEIERQIDILESGGTIVQETRLFDPNKMETRSMRTKEEANDYRYFPDPDLLPVHISEQQIADIQADMPELPKARQERFVRDYALPEYDSRILTQSREMADYFEDVVKSAGGNAQAKASANWVMGELSGALNKANIEITQSPISAQQLGGMIARIADNTISGKIAKQVFGYLLESEGKSADDIIAEHGLKQETDTGAIEAIIKEVLANNQTMVDEYKGGKEKAFNGLVGQVMKASRGKANPAQVNELLKKLIG